Proteins encoded in a region of the Mercenaria mercenaria strain notata chromosome 1, MADL_Memer_1, whole genome shotgun sequence genome:
- the LOC123528944 gene encoding uncharacterized protein LOC123528944: MATGGVKETDRLSDETFDLLCSVCKKKNKTTEAAKFCVDCRDYYCSTCVKFHDDVPALSTHKILDRGQFQPGAGQVLQMVPTERCDKHSHKHVDMYCQKHDDVGCSTCIAVDHKLCRDTFYIPDYLRNNKNTSASKIINQKLETSEKLLTDQHENFKQEKKYLLKSKHLCLEEIKEYRKDINQRLDVLEQNSVKALEAKYKPKLDKLDEQMANIQKTKVKISSVKDDLSTAGNNESQMFVSTKKGKNVADNATKFMAEIKEEIKGEDIKFVSEPNLMSMLTELNHLGHLEEIDTRTQSKNECNNDSKTHQSTQSNSKKQAPSATQKAEESATRLKSYDGYNNDSQKYQSTQSKMQAVSATQTVSNALMNVKNKKQYNIRIPSDKKGCDIYSVCDLDDGTIILADYGNSKLKHVDSSTYTVTDYCDVSGWLFQVCKISNQEVAVSCGDSKYIQFVSLGSKMVPTKQIKTDHWCVGLAYAAGHLYISDDTSVYIYTVSGSKLQQFYIKDEFGLRLFSNTRSLAVSNDRSKIYVADWNYGLISLDRNGKLLGKYNGPELKQARDVCITNNGSVLVCGSWSKNVLQFTPDCKKIGEVLKCDAGCSTVCYDPRQSKLIVGCYKKDSIDVYDVV, from the exons ATGGCGACTGGAGGAGTGAAAGAGACTGACAGACTTTCCGATGAAACTTTTGATTTACTGTGTTCAGtgtgtaaaaagaaaaacaaaactacaGAAGCTGCCAAGTTCTGTGTGGATTGTCGGGATTATTATTGTTCaacttgtgtcaagtttcatgaTGACGTTCCTGCTTTATCCACGCACAAGATTCTCGATAGGGGTCAGTTCCAACCAGGGGCTGGCCAGGTGCTACAAATGGTTCCTACTGAACGCTGTGACAAACACAGTCACAAACATGTAGACATGTATTGTCAGAAACATGATGATGTTGGCTGTTCTACATGCATCGCTGTTGATCATAA ACTTTGTCGAGATACATTCTATATACCAGACTATCTGCGAAACAACAAAAACACGTCAGCATCTAAGATTATAAATCAGAAACTAGAAACCTCAGAGAAACTCTTGACAGACCAACATGAAAATTTCAAACAAGAGAAAAAGTACCTGTTGAAAAGTAAACACCTATGTTTGGAGGAGATAAAAGAATATAGAAAAGATATCAACCAAAGGCTTGATGTGCTGGAGCAGAACTCTGTAAAAGCTCTAGAAGCAAAATACAAACCAAAGCTGGACAAACTAGATGAACAAATGGCTAACATTCAGAAAACCAAGGTGAAAATATCATCAGTTAAAGATGACTTATCAACTGCAGGTAATAATGAATCACAgatgtttgtcagcacaaagaaagGCAAAAATGTTGCCGATAATGCAACCAAATTCATGGCTGAAATAAAAGAGGAAATAAAGGGAGAGGATATAAAATTTGTATCAGAACCAAATCTAATGTCTATGTTAACAGAACTTAACCATTTAGGTCATTTAGAGGAGATCGATACCAGGACACAGTCTAAAAATGAATGTAATAATGATAGTAAAACACATCAAAGTACACAAAGTAACAGTAAGAAACAAGCTCCTAGTGCTACACAAAAAGCAGAAGAGAGTGCTACCAGGCTGAAGTCTTATGACGGATATAATAATGATAGTCAAAAGTATCAAAGTACTCAAAGTAAAATGCAAGCTGTTAGTGCTACACAAACAGTTTCCAATGCTTTAATGAATGTCAAAAACAAGAAGCAATATAACATTAGAATACCATCAGACAAAAAGGGGTGTGATATTTACAGTGTCTGTGACCTTGATGATGGAACGATAATACTAGCTGACTATGGCAACAGTAAATTGAAACATGTGGACAGTTCAACATACACTGTCACTGACTACTGTGATGTATCTGGTTGGCTATTCCAAGTATGTAAGATCAGTAACCAGGAAGTTGCTGTCAGCTGTGGTGATAGTAAATACATTCAGTTTGTTTCACTTGGAAGTAAAATGGTACCAACCAAACAGATAAAAACTGACCATTGGTGTGTTGGTCTAGCTTATGCTGCTGgacatttgtatatttcagacGATACATCAGTATACATATATACTGTATCAGGCAGCAAGCTGCAGCAGTTCTACATCAAGGACGAGTTTGGACTGAGACTGTTCTCCAACACCCGCAGTCTAGCTGTCAGTAACGATCGTTCCAAGATTTATGTTGCTGACTGGAACTATGGACTGATCTCACTGGACAGAAATGGAAAGCTTCTTGGAAAATATAATGGACCAGAGTTGAAACAAGCtagagatgtttgtataactaaTAATGGAAGTGTGCTTGTGTGTGGGTCTTGGTCTAAGAATGTTTTACAGTTTACACCAGACTGTAAGAAGATAGGGGAAGTATTGAAATGTGATGCTGGATGCAGTACTGTCTGCTATGATCCTAGACAGAGCAAACTTATTGTTGGTTGTTATAAAAAGGACAGTATTGATGTGTATGATGTTGTTTAG